In Halobaculum sp. XH14, a single genomic region encodes these proteins:
- a CDS encoding DUF7108 family protein — MTGEQNGGDGAGEAGSGATSGSDPTDELPEPVVEAAERLTRLAREAVDGDEAAAYREDRRERLAEHDYTARVREADDTLVLHPEEWLDDGVARVERIEDTSRAAERSLSGADDPDDWEAVEARNEALVERVREEHGDVHARNARAFADFMSNHYAKRIGDATAAERAEFLDEYFPRNAWPSTKQRDAVEASVRFVIEAADDSPPE; from the coding sequence ATGACGGGTGAGCAGAACGGCGGCGACGGGGCGGGGGAGGCTGGTTCGGGGGCGACTTCGGGCAGTGACCCCACTGACGAACTGCCGGAACCGGTCGTCGAGGCCGCGGAGCGACTCACACGGCTGGCCCGCGAGGCGGTCGACGGGGACGAGGCGGCCGCGTACCGCGAGGACCGGCGGGAACGGCTGGCGGAACACGACTACACGGCGCGGGTGCGGGAGGCGGACGACACCCTCGTGTTGCATCCCGAGGAGTGGCTCGACGACGGCGTGGCCCGGGTCGAGCGGATCGAGGACACCTCGCGCGCCGCCGAACGCTCGCTCTCGGGAGCCGACGACCCCGACGACTGGGAGGCGGTCGAGGCGCGCAACGAGGCGCTGGTCGAGCGGGTCCGGGAGGAACACGGCGACGTCCACGCCCGGAACGCCCGCGCGTTCGCCGACTTCATGAGCAACCACTACGCGAAGCGGATCGGGGACGCGACGGCCGCCGAGCGGGCGGAGTTCCTCGACGAGTACTTCCCGCGCAACGCCTGGCCGTCGACAAAACAGCGGGACGCCGTGGAGGCGTCGGTCCGATTCGTGATCGAGGCGGCCGACGACTCCCCCCCGGAGTAG
- a CDS encoding rhomboid family intramembrane serine protease, with translation MARCDACGEYESMPYQCRRCGQTFCSEHRLPENHDCPGLGDWNDPGGVFDSGFDDSVNQQGGDSGGVTSRVGSYVERQTSTGGALGFFRGNMTFVFLGLMWVTFAAQLLVGAFVSGQLELDLFVLQFAHPEYVWAWFTSIFAHGGFTHIVFNSIVLYFFGPVVERRLGSKRFAALFLVSGALAGLAQVGATLYMTGGALPRSPGVVGASGAIMAVMGLLTVLRPNLKVYLYFIIPMPLWVLTIGFAAFSIFAGLGTFGNGNVANWAHLAGMAIGLAYGAVVKGERTAPESIQFGGPGGPGGPGRGRF, from the coding sequence ATGGCGAGATGCGACGCGTGCGGCGAGTACGAGAGCATGCCGTACCAGTGTCGCCGCTGCGGGCAGACGTTCTGTTCGGAACACCGACTCCCCGAGAACCACGACTGTCCCGGACTCGGCGACTGGAACGACCCCGGCGGCGTCTTCGACTCGGGGTTCGACGACTCGGTGAACCAGCAGGGCGGCGACTCCGGCGGCGTGACCTCGCGGGTGGGCTCCTACGTCGAGCGACAGACCTCGACGGGCGGCGCGCTCGGGTTCTTCCGCGGCAACATGACGTTCGTGTTCCTCGGGCTGATGTGGGTGACGTTCGCCGCACAGCTGCTCGTCGGCGCGTTCGTCTCGGGGCAGCTTGAACTGGACCTCTTCGTCCTCCAGTTCGCCCACCCCGAGTACGTCTGGGCGTGGTTCACCTCCATCTTCGCGCACGGCGGCTTCACCCACATCGTGTTCAACAGCATCGTGCTGTACTTCTTCGGCCCCGTCGTGGAGCGACGGCTTGGCTCGAAGCGCTTCGCGGCGCTGTTCCTCGTCTCCGGCGCGCTCGCCGGGCTGGCACAGGTCGGCGCGACCCTCTACATGACCGGCGGCGCGCTGCCGCGCTCGCCCGGCGTCGTCGGCGCGTCGGGCGCCATCATGGCGGTCATGGGCCTGCTGACGGTGTTGCGGCCGAACCTGAAGGTGTACCTCTACTTCATCATCCCCATGCCGCTGTGGGTGCTCACCATCGGCTTTGCCGCCTTCTCCATCTTCGCGGGCCTGGGGACGTTCGGCAACGGCAACGTCGCCAACTGGGCGCACCTCGCCGGCATGGCCATTGGCCTGGCCTACGGCGCGGTGGTGAAAGGCGAGCGGACCGCTCCCGAGTCCATCCAGTTCGGCGGGCCGGGCGGACCCGGCGGCCCGGGCCGCGGTCGGTTCTGA
- the rnhA gene encoding ribonuclease HI, with protein MPVIEGDPGAARDRLAAAGVTVTGGNTDHERWRAEHGGATAVAYDDKVVVQGSDPARLTTLLQDGGGRGHVYFDGASRGNPGPAAVGWAIVTSDGVVAEGSERIDDTTNNKAEYAALVRAVEAARDYGLAELDLRGDSQLVVKQVRGEWQVNEPTLREKRVRARELLEGFDRWSLEHVPREINERADELANEAFDDG; from the coding sequence ATGCCGGTTATCGAGGGTGATCCCGGCGCCGCCAGGGACAGGCTCGCGGCGGCCGGAGTCACCGTCACGGGAGGCAACACGGACCACGAGCGCTGGCGCGCCGAACACGGCGGCGCGACCGCGGTCGCCTACGACGACAAGGTCGTCGTGCAGGGGAGCGACCCGGCGCGGCTGACGACGCTGCTTCAGGACGGCGGCGGCCGCGGCCACGTCTACTTCGACGGCGCCTCGCGCGGGAACCCCGGCCCGGCAGCCGTCGGCTGGGCGATCGTCACGAGCGACGGCGTCGTCGCCGAGGGCTCCGAGCGTATCGACGACACGACGAACAACAAGGCCGAGTACGCCGCGCTCGTCCGGGCGGTGGAGGCCGCACGCGACTACGGCCTGGCCGAACTCGACCTGCGGGGCGATTCCCAACTCGTCGTCAAGCAGGTCCGGGGCGAGTGGCAGGTGAACGAGCCGACGCTGCGCGAGAAGCGGGTTCGGGCTCGCGAACTGCTGGAGGGGTTCGACCGGTGGTCGCTCGAACACGTTCCCCGCGAGATCAACGAGCGCGCGGACGAACTGGCGAACGAGGCGTTCGATGACGGGTGA
- the nreA gene encoding DNA repair protein NreA: protein MKLDDFMEFEVNERAERRRLASEKSYELLDQMESFQHRFEEATSGDSMFGSVSPSIFVGRSNYPKVSTGILSPVGHEADAARFETNAGWYDEGVSISDVFERRTSLLNSNRAADVTNVHDAWDGFLGTQREVAIADRPVDVEIGLDDGPDLDFDVTEDDVATPTGPRARAESAKLTENPHVPRPVEKTLEDDDWNAEGAMTYLYRRGLDVYDINTVLSAGALGRGENRRLVPTRWSITAVDDTVSKYLRGTVRDAPSVDSIQVWRNEYLGNAFWVVLAPGDWEYELVEMKAPGSIWNPDPVAGVAMSSAHENRDGRTGYVDETAGAYYAARLGVLEHLSAEGRQAKVLVLRHVSDDYWGPVGVWQIREAVRNAFEGEHGEAETFATAVRSVADHLPVSPGRLRSKSTMVAGLQSSLADFGA from the coding sequence ATGAAGCTGGACGACTTCATGGAGTTCGAGGTGAACGAGCGCGCCGAGCGCCGCCGCCTCGCCTCTGAGAAGTCCTACGAACTCCTCGATCAGATGGAGTCGTTCCAGCACCGGTTCGAGGAGGCCACGAGCGGCGACTCCATGTTCGGCTCCGTCTCGCCGTCCATCTTCGTCGGTCGTTCGAACTACCCGAAAGTCTCGACCGGGATCCTCTCGCCGGTGGGCCACGAGGCGGACGCCGCCCGGTTCGAGACGAACGCCGGCTGGTACGACGAGGGCGTCTCCATCTCGGACGTGTTCGAGCGGCGCACCTCGCTGCTCAACTCCAACCGGGCGGCCGACGTGACGAACGTCCACGACGCCTGGGACGGCTTCCTCGGCACCCAGCGCGAGGTCGCCATCGCTGACCGCCCGGTCGACGTGGAGATCGGCCTCGACGACGGGCCGGACCTGGACTTCGACGTCACCGAGGACGACGTCGCCACGCCGACCGGCCCGCGGGCGCGGGCCGAATCCGCGAAACTGACCGAGAACCCGCACGTGCCGCGGCCGGTCGAGAAGACGCTGGAGGACGACGACTGGAACGCCGAGGGCGCGATGACGTACCTCTACCGCCGCGGGCTGGACGTGTACGACATCAACACGGTGCTCTCGGCGGGCGCGCTCGGCCGGGGCGAGAACCGACGGCTCGTCCCGACCAGATGGTCGATCACCGCCGTCGACGACACCGTGAGCAAGTACCTCCGGGGAACCGTCCGAGACGCCCCGAGCGTCGACTCCATCCAGGTGTGGCGCAACGAGTACCTCGGCAACGCGTTCTGGGTCGTGCTCGCGCCCGGCGACTGGGAGTACGAACTCGTCGAGATGAAGGCGCCGGGGAGCATCTGGAACCCGGATCCCGTGGCGGGAGTTGCGATGTCGAGCGCCCACGAGAACCGCGACGGTCGGACCGGCTACGTCGACGAGACGGCGGGGGCCTACTACGCCGCTCGACTCGGCGTGCTCGAACACCTCTCGGCCGAGGGGCGCCAGGCCAAGGTGCTCGTCCTCCGGCACGTCTCTGACGACTACTGGGGACCGGTCGGCGTCTGGCAGATCCGCGAGGCGGTCCGCAACGCGTTCGAGGGCGAACACGGCGAGGCCGAGACGTTCGCCACAGCGGTCCGGTCGGTGGCCGACCACCTGCCGGTGTCGCCGGGCCGTCTCCGGTCGAAGTCCACGATGGTCGCGGGACTACAGTCGAGCCTCGCGGACTTCGGGGCGTAG
- a CDS encoding DUF302 domain-containing protein, with protein sequence MTLPFDPEAVSSGDVGEKRARLELDHEEAIEHVRETFERHGFGVPVEFSPAELLNEKVDADRDPYYVLGACNPAMADRALDATDGRLGALFPCNVVIREEEPGVQTVYHVSIMRIARLLGLDADREAIDEIISETGEMVDAAYGDLDSV encoded by the coding sequence ATGACGCTCCCGTTCGATCCCGAGGCCGTCTCCTCGGGCGACGTCGGCGAGAAACGCGCGAGGCTGGAACTCGACCACGAGGAGGCGATCGAGCACGTCCGCGAGACGTTCGAGCGCCACGGGTTCGGGGTTCCCGTCGAGTTCTCGCCCGCGGAGTTGCTGAACGAGAAGGTGGACGCCGACCGCGACCCGTACTACGTCCTCGGCGCGTGCAACCCGGCGATGGCCGACCGCGCGCTCGACGCGACCGACGGACGGCTCGGCGCGCTGTTCCCCTGCAACGTCGTCATCCGGGAGGAGGAACCCGGCGTGCAGACGGTGTACCACGTGAGCATCATGCGGATCGCGCGGCTGCTCGGGCTGGATGCCGACCGCGAGGCGATCGACGAGATTATCTCGGAGACCGGCGAGATGGTCGACGCGGCCTACGGGGACCTCGACTCCGTCTGA
- a CDS encoding ArsA family ATPase: protein MNDIDVEAVEEIDDGDEPPDPVVQGDTDRALDVAPGAAADAPEYVLYGGKGGVGKTTCAAATALASAAGGTATLVVSTDPAHSLSDTLGVDIPARPSRVREDVPLYAAEIDPDEAMEAGLFGGEAGTAAGANGENGPADGSAGGAGTGPDAAAGENPLGGLGGMGEALEDGPMGAMLGGTMPGADEAAAMRQLLEHLDDPQFDRVVVDTAPTGHTLRLLQLPELLDSMVGRLMKLRQQFGGMMDGLKGMFGMGEGGPEEPDLDELKDRIERLRSVLRDPTRTDFRVVMVPEEMSVLESERLVERLDEFEIPVGTLVVNRVMEDPSDVAGDAIEAEWVVTPNLDTCEFCQRRWDVQQNALAGATDLFRGRDVKRVPLLADEVRGEDALRVVAACLA, encoded by the coding sequence ATGAACGACATCGACGTCGAAGCGGTCGAGGAGATCGACGACGGGGACGAGCCGCCGGATCCGGTCGTGCAGGGGGACACCGACCGAGCGCTCGACGTGGCTCCCGGGGCGGCGGCAGACGCGCCGGAGTACGTGCTTTACGGCGGGAAGGGCGGCGTCGGGAAGACGACCTGCGCCGCCGCGACCGCGCTGGCCAGCGCCGCCGGTGGGACGGCGACGCTCGTCGTCTCGACCGACCCGGCCCACTCGCTGTCGGACACGCTGGGGGTCGACATCCCCGCCCGACCGTCGCGGGTCCGCGAGGACGTGCCGCTGTACGCCGCCGAGATCGACCCCGACGAGGCGATGGAGGCGGGGCTGTTCGGCGGGGAAGCCGGGACGGCGGCGGGCGCGAACGGGGAGAACGGACCCGCCGACGGGAGCGCGGGGGGCGCGGGCACGGGGCCGGACGCGGCCGCCGGCGAGAACCCGCTGGGCGGGCTCGGCGGGATGGGCGAGGCGCTGGAGGACGGGCCGATGGGCGCGATGCTCGGCGGGACGATGCCGGGCGCCGACGAGGCTGCCGCGATGCGCCAGTTGCTCGAACACCTCGACGACCCGCAGTTCGATCGGGTCGTCGTCGACACCGCGCCGACGGGGCACACGCTCCGCCTGCTCCAGTTGCCCGAACTGCTCGATTCGATGGTCGGCCGACTGATGAAGCTCCGCCAGCAGTTCGGCGGGATGATGGACGGCCTGAAGGGGATGTTCGGGATGGGCGAGGGCGGTCCCGAGGAGCCCGACCTGGACGAACTGAAGGATCGGATCGAGCGCCTGCGGTCGGTGTTACGGGACCCGACGAGGACCGACTTCCGGGTCGTGATGGTGCCCGAGGAGATGAGCGTCCTCGAGTCCGAGCGGCTGGTCGAGCGCCTCGACGAGTTCGAGATCCCGGTGGGGACGCTCGTGGTGAACCGGGTGATGGAGGACCCGAGCGACGTCGCCGGCGACGCCATCGAGGCGGAGTGGGTCGTGACGCCGAACCTCGACACGTGCGAGTTCTGCCAGCGACGCTGGGACGTCCAGCAGAACGCCCTCGCCGGGGCGACGGACCTGTTCCGCGGACGCGACGTGAAACGGGTCCCGCTGCTCGCCGACGAAGTTCGGGGGGAGGACGCGCTCCGGGTCGTCGCAGCCTGTCTGGCCTAA
- a CDS encoding transcription initiation factor IIB: protein MTRPTRQREGNERREWRDSGESETTEETDDVDLDEVDEEDLVRTGDGELMHEPTGIILEEDRIDPGPEWRAFNHSERQEKSRVGAPTTNTMHDKGLTTTIDWKDQDAYGRSISSKKRSQMHRLRKWQERIRTKDAGERNLQFALSEIDRMASALGVPRSVREVASVIYRRALKEDLIRGRSIEGVSTSTLYAACRKEGIPRSLDEVAEVSRVEQKEIGRTYRYISQELGLEMKPVDPKKYVPRFSSELELSEEVQNKANDIIETTAEQGLLSGKSPTGFAAAAIYAASLLCNEKKTQREVADVAQVTEVTIRNRYQEQIEAMGIHS, encoded by the coding sequence ATGACACGGCCCACCCGCCAGCGCGAGGGAAACGAGCGACGAGAGTGGCGAGACAGTGGGGAGTCGGAGACGACCGAGGAGACCGACGACGTCGACCTCGACGAGGTGGACGAGGAGGATCTGGTTCGGACGGGCGACGGCGAGTTGATGCACGAGCCGACCGGCATCATCCTCGAGGAGGACCGGATCGACCCCGGTCCCGAGTGGCGCGCGTTCAACCACTCCGAGCGGCAGGAGAAGTCCCGCGTCGGCGCGCCGACGACGAACACGATGCACGACAAGGGGCTGACGACGACGATCGACTGGAAGGATCAGGACGCGTACGGGCGGTCGATCTCCTCGAAGAAGCGCTCCCAGATGCATCGGCTGCGCAAGTGGCAAGAGCGGATCCGCACGAAGGACGCGGGCGAGCGCAACCTGCAGTTCGCGCTCTCGGAGATCGACCGGATGGCCTCGGCACTCGGCGTTCCCCGGAGCGTCCGGGAGGTCGCGTCGGTCATCTACCGGCGCGCGCTGAAGGAGGACCTCATCCGCGGCCGCTCCATCGAGGGCGTCTCCACGTCCACCCTCTATGCGGCGTGCCGAAAGGAGGGCATCCCGCGCTCGCTCGACGAGGTCGCGGAGGTCTCGCGCGTCGAGCAGAAGGAGATCGGCCGAACCTATCGCTACATTTCCCAGGAGCTCGGCCTGGAGATGAAGCCCGTCGACCCGAAGAAGTACGTCCCCCGGTTCAGCTCCGAACTCGAACTCAGCGAGGAGGTCCAGAACAAGGCGAACGACATCATCGAGACGACCGCCGAGCAGGGACTGCTCTCGGGCAAGTCCCCGACCGGCTTCGCCGCGGCGGCCATCTACGCCGCCTCCCTGCTCTGCAACGAGAAGAAGACCCAGCGCGAGGTCGCCGACGTCGCCCAGGTGACCGAGGTCACCATCCGCAACCGCTACCAGGAGCAGATCGAGGCGATGGGCATTCACAGCTAG
- a CDS encoding DUF5789 family protein, with product MADDESEEPEEPAVELSEGPAVEGAPVARVASRLTWPQEKSRIVEKEGDATVRTPDGPCELADVLEAVDVTYFDRRQTFVSAVEDAVGRGPVETAE from the coding sequence ATGGCTGACGACGAATCCGAGGAGCCGGAAGAGCCCGCCGTCGAACTCAGCGAGGGCCCCGCCGTCGAGGGCGCGCCGGTCGCCCGGGTCGCCTCGCGGCTCACCTGGCCCCAGGAGAAGTCCCGCATCGTCGAGAAGGAGGGCGACGCGACCGTCCGGACGCCCGACGGCCCCTGCGAACTGGCCGACGTGCTCGAAGCGGTGGACGTGACGTACTTCGACCGCCGACAGACGTTCGTCTCGGCCGTCGAGGACGCCGTCGGTCGCGGCCCCGTCGAGACCGCCGAGTAA
- a CDS encoding PadR family transcriptional regulator, translating into MSEAQSRSGGADVARDLTAFQQNILVILAEEPMYGLAIKRELESYYDAEVNHGRLYPNLDDLVEMGLVEKSELDKRTNQYALTEEGRLAVLDRIDWVLSKYVTDEERAEDVRERIDLDD; encoded by the coding sequence ATGTCAGAGGCACAATCCAGGAGCGGCGGTGCGGACGTTGCCCGCGACCTGACCGCGTTTCAACAGAACATCCTCGTCATCCTCGCCGAGGAGCCGATGTACGGGTTGGCGATCAAGCGCGAGCTCGAATCGTACTACGACGCCGAGGTGAACCACGGCCGACTCTACCCGAACCTCGACGACCTCGTCGAGATGGGCCTCGTCGAGAAGAGCGAACTCGACAAGCGCACGAACCAGTACGCGCTCACCGAGGAGGGCCGCCTCGCGGTCCTCGACCGCATCGACTGGGTGCTCTCGAAGTACGTCACCGACGAGGAGCGAGCCGAGGACGTGCGCGAGCGCATCGACCTCGACGACTGA
- a CDS encoding DUF7139 domain-containing protein gives MTSLGEVYEGKVGEYATLRRLYLGVGLFLLGALLVICGIVVASTDVAIGALGLAGARQYGGVLGGLGVPAVFLGIFTVLPTGRRTRAAAVIGAGVAVLGVALFAHAYPCQWSGSNCGAGLVDLTLPTAAVYFVGTITTFWCLFVGVANFKSRNDPGGTVRLQVTREGETEIIEVPASQVSEVDGAKGAMGQFGGVGFMGSTPDGDVDTQTNRRRAEERGRESELDSTVSDGGASARNVQHLREEGGSASGSRSGGADRSGPTAATTAPDSPSSGPSGPTAGGTAGSAGGDSAGRSRNAGDAYCGSCGHFQYVRTENGMQPYCGLHDDLMDDMEACEEWNPR, from the coding sequence ATGACCAGTTTGGGGGAGGTGTACGAGGGCAAGGTGGGGGAGTACGCCACCCTCCGGCGACTGTATCTCGGGGTCGGGTTGTTCCTCCTCGGCGCGCTTCTCGTCATCTGTGGCATCGTCGTCGCGTCGACGGACGTCGCCATCGGCGCGCTCGGCCTCGCCGGTGCCCGGCAGTACGGCGGCGTGCTCGGCGGCCTCGGCGTCCCGGCGGTGTTTCTCGGCATCTTCACGGTCCTCCCCACCGGGCGACGAACGCGAGCCGCGGCCGTCATCGGCGCCGGCGTCGCGGTGCTGGGCGTCGCCCTGTTCGCACACGCGTACCCGTGTCAGTGGTCCGGCTCGAACTGCGGCGCGGGGCTCGTCGACCTCACGCTCCCGACCGCTGCGGTGTACTTCGTCGGCACCATCACGACGTTCTGGTGTCTGTTCGTCGGCGTCGCCAACTTCAAGTCGCGCAACGACCCCGGCGGCACCGTTCGCCTGCAGGTGACGCGCGAGGGCGAGACCGAGATCATCGAGGTCCCGGCCTCCCAGGTCTCGGAGGTCGACGGCGCGAAGGGCGCGATGGGTCAGTTCGGCGGCGTCGGCTTCATGGGCTCGACCCCGGACGGCGACGTCGACACCCAGACCAACCGCCGACGGGCGGAGGAGCGCGGGCGCGAATCCGAACTCGACTCGACCGTCAGCGACGGCGGGGCCTCCGCGAGGAACGTCCAGCACCTCCGCGAGGAGGGCGGATCGGCGTCGGGGTCGCGTTCCGGCGGCGCCGACCGGTCGGGACCGACCGCGGCGACGACCGCGCCCGACTCCCCATCGTCCGGTCCGAGCGGGCCGACCGCCGGGGGGACGGCAGGGTCCGCCGGCGGCGACTCGGCGGGCAGATCGCGGAACGCCGGCGACGCGTACTGCGGGTCCTGCGGCCACTTCCAGTACGTCCGGACCGAGAACGGCATGCAGCCCTACTGCGGCCTCCACGACGACCTCATGGACGACATGGAGGCCTGCGAGGAGTGGAACCCCCGGTAA
- a CDS encoding SDR family oxidoreductase: MERTVLITGCSSGIGRASAEAFLDEEWTVYATARNPADIETLGEREGCRIGTLDVTDDGDVERVVDRVLDETGRIDCLVNNAGFGQLGVVEDVTTGAARAQFDVNVFGPHRLIKAVLPAMRRRENGTIVNVSSVLGRVAVPGTGVYAGSKFALEGLTDALRNEVDEYGIDVALVEPGPVDSMFEERVADELDGLDRSGAYESLYSLYEDYDAVGGSGVGAVPPERVAEDVLNAASATKPAARYPVGPVARAGEIGRYLPTWLVDGIWSLARRLG; this comes from the coding sequence ATGGAACGGACGGTCCTCATCACCGGCTGCTCGTCGGGCATCGGGCGGGCGTCGGCGGAGGCGTTTCTCGACGAGGAGTGGACGGTGTACGCGACGGCCCGGAACCCCGCCGACATCGAGACGCTGGGCGAGCGTGAGGGCTGCCGGATCGGGACGCTCGACGTGACCGACGACGGCGACGTCGAGCGCGTCGTCGACCGGGTGCTCGACGAGACGGGGCGAATCGACTGTCTCGTCAACAACGCCGGCTTCGGCCAGCTCGGCGTCGTCGAGGACGTGACGACCGGGGCCGCCCGGGCGCAGTTCGACGTGAACGTGTTCGGCCCGCACCGACTCATCAAAGCCGTGTTGCCGGCGATGCGCCGCCGCGAGAACGGCACCATCGTCAACGTCTCCAGCGTGCTCGGCCGGGTCGCCGTCCCCGGCACCGGGGTCTACGCCGGCTCCAAGTTCGCCCTCGAGGGGCTGACCGACGCGCTCCGGAACGAGGTCGACGAGTACGGCATCGACGTCGCGCTCGTCGAGCCCGGCCCGGTCGACAGCATGTTCGAGGAGCGCGTCGCCGACGAACTCGACGGACTCGACCGCTCCGGCGCGTACGAGTCGCTCTACTCGCTGTACGAGGACTACGACGCCGTCGGCGGGAGCGGCGTCGGCGCGGTGCCGCCCGAACGCGTCGCCGAGGACGTGCTCAACGCCGCCAGCGCGACGAAGCCGGCCGCGCGCTACCCGGTCGGCCCGGTCGCCAGGGCCGGCGAGATCGGGCGCTACCTCCCGACCTGGCTCGTCGACGGGATCTGGTCGCTGGCGCGGAGACTTGGATGA
- a CDS encoding endonuclease V translates to MPTVVRPEFRPDPALSREEMESLQREVAGAATFRDDLPFDPAAVRLGNASVRAEGQRSLVEDPATESSDDADSTSGSDPPLVAGVDQAFLDDRAISAIVVTRGAEVVERTYAVSPLDIPYVPGLLAFREGGPILDALETLDAEPDLYVLDGSGRVHFREAGIATHVGVLLDAPAVGVAKSLLCGALGEEPDGRPQGWRTPITATERVSAPDGTVIGYAYQSRQYDSKPVVNPLYVSPGHRVSAETTVELVGALRDGYKLPEPTRLADSYADEAKREVLGE, encoded by the coding sequence ATGCCCACCGTCGTCCGGCCGGAGTTCCGCCCCGACCCGGCGCTCTCGCGCGAGGAGATGGAGTCGCTCCAGCGCGAGGTGGCCGGGGCGGCGACGTTTCGGGACGACCTCCCGTTCGACCCCGCCGCAGTCCGCCTCGGGAACGCGAGCGTCCGGGCGGAAGGACAGCGCTCGCTCGTCGAGGATCCGGCCACCGAATCGAGCGACGACGCGGACTCGACCAGCGGGTCCGACCCGCCGCTCGTCGCCGGCGTCGACCAGGCGTTCCTCGACGACCGGGCGATCTCCGCGATCGTCGTCACGCGCGGCGCGGAGGTAGTCGAGCGCACGTACGCCGTCTCGCCGCTCGACATCCCGTACGTCCCGGGCCTGCTCGCGTTCCGCGAGGGCGGGCCGATTCTCGACGCGCTCGAAACGCTCGACGCGGAGCCTGACCTCTACGTCCTCGACGGCAGCGGTCGCGTCCACTTCCGGGAGGCCGGCATCGCGACCCACGTCGGCGTGCTGCTCGACGCGCCGGCGGTCGGCGTCGCCAAGAGCCTGCTCTGTGGCGCGCTCGGCGAGGAACCGGACGGGAGGCCGCAGGGCTGGCGAACGCCCATCACGGCGACCGAGCGCGTCTCCGCGCCGGACGGGACGGTCATCGGCTACGCCTACCAGTCGCGCCAGTACGACTCGAAGCCGGTGGTGAACCCGCTGTACGTCAGTCCCGGCCACCGCGTGAGCGCCGAGACGACGGTGGAGCTAGTCGGCGCGCTCCGTGACGGGTACAAGCTCCCGGAGCCGACGCGGCTGGCGGATTCGTACGCCGACGAGGCGAAGCGGGAGGTCCTCGGGGAGTAG
- a CDS encoding inorganic diphosphatase produces the protein MSNLWEDLETGPNAPEEIYAVVECLKGERNKYEYDKDVPGVVLDRVLHSNVHYPSDYGFIPQSYYDDEDPFDVLVLVEDRTFPGCVIEARPVALMKMDDDGEQDDKVIAVPSEDPRYDHIQDLEDIPQQQLDEIDEFFSTYKNLEAGKEVETLGWEDKEAAFDAIEHAQELYEEHFG, from the coding sequence ATGAGCAACCTCTGGGAAGATCTCGAGACGGGCCCGAACGCCCCCGAGGAGATCTACGCCGTCGTGGAGTGTCTGAAGGGCGAACGCAACAAGTACGAGTACGACAAGGACGTCCCGGGCGTCGTGCTCGACCGCGTGCTCCACTCGAACGTCCACTACCCCTCCGACTACGGGTTCATCCCGCAGTCGTACTACGACGACGAGGACCCGTTCGACGTGCTCGTGCTCGTCGAGGACCGGACGTTCCCGGGCTGTGTCATCGAGGCCCGGCCGGTCGCGCTGATGAAGATGGACGACGACGGCGAGCAGGACGACAAGGTCATCGCCGTCCCCTCGGAGGACCCCCGGTACGACCACATCCAGGACCTCGAGGACATCCCCCAACAGCAGCTCGATGAGATTGACGAGTTCTTCTCGACGTACAAGAACCTCGAGGCGGGCAAGGAGGTCGAAACCCTCGGCTGGGAGGACAAGGAGGCCGCCTTCGACGCCATCGAGCACGCCCAGGAGCTCTACGAGGAGCACTTCGGCTGA